The Pseudanabaena yagii GIHE-NHR1 genome segment AACATTCGCAGTGAAAATGCTAGCAAAGACATCGATCTGCTCGCACCGTTATTACATGAAGCAGAATCGCTAGCGCGAACAATTCCATCAACTGCTGATCGCGATCAAGCTTGGAATGTCATTGCTAAGACCTATGCCAAGTTAGGTCAATCTCAAACAGCACTACAGATGATTGAGCAGATTCAATCGGTGGAGCAAAAGCAACAGACTTTGATTGATGTGGCAGATAACCTAGCTCGGAACGACAATCCTGATTTAGCTCTCAGTCTGATCAAGAATTTACCAAATAATTTAATGCAGCAAGTTGTATACGACTCAATTCAGGCTTATCTCAAAAATGGAAAGCTAGAAGCCGCCCAAAGTCTACAAGGTCGTTTATCCCCAACTTATCGAAATTTTGTCTTGGCAGATCTAGCCAAAGGTTTCGCAAAAGCTGGGCATACCACCAAAGCGCTGAAACTATTGCAACAAGTTACGGAAACTCGTTGGCAACTTGAGTCCTTTATTTTAATTGTCAAGCAATTTCTTGATGTCGGCGATCTGGAGCAAGCCTTGGTATTTGCTCAACAGATGCCTCAGTCTTCAGAACCAGATATTTCTTCCAAGGCTTCGTTATTAGAAGAAATTGCGATCGCCTATGCAGAATCAGGACAATATGAAAAATCTCTGCAAATATCGCAATCTCTCCAAGATCGCTCCATATCTCAACTAGTAACCTGCGCCAAGGGACATACAGGAAAATAAGGAACCGATTTTTTGTGGCGCGGCGAAGCCGCGCCACAAAAAATTTGGTTCCTTATTAAATCGCAGAACCCTAAGCGATCGCCATAAAACCAAGCGCTTGGCAAATGCGTGTATACTCAATTTGCCAAGCAAAAATCAATCACAGCCAAGTTTTGGAGTTTAGGGTTTGCCATAGGCAAAAGTCCAAATTGCGATAACAGATAAACTGAACTATGCAGCTTAGATATATATTTCGCGTTGTTAAGACTATGTTCTTAACCTATTACGCCTACATGCTCGAATATCGTGCCGAGCTGTTTATCTGGTTACTATCTAATTCTTTGCCATTTATTTTGATGGGAGCATGGCTCAAGGCTTCAGAAAATGGTAGCTTTGGCATGACATCGCTAGAATTTATCCGTTACTTTCTCGCCGTATTTATCGTGCGCCAGTTTAATATTGTCTGGGTGATTTGGGACTTTGAGAAGGAACTCATTTCAGGTCAACTTTCCCATCGGCTATTACAACCCATCGATCCCTTTTGGCATCATTTAATCAATCACATTGCCGAGCGTTGGGCAAGATTACCGATGTTGGTGGTTTTGGTAGCACTATTTTTTATTCTCTATCCACAATCATTTTGGATACCCTCATTAGCAACTGGTTTACTCGCAACATTTCTGGTGGCGATCGCCTTTTTATTACGCTTCCTAATTCAATATACCTTTGGAATGCTTGCCTTTTGGACAGAACGCGCTAGTGCGATCGAGCAACTCTGGTTTTTATCCTATATATTTCTCTCAGGAATTATTGCGCCCTTAGAAGTGTTTCCCCCATTAGCGAGGGATATCGTCCTATGGACTCCATTTCCCTATATGGTCTATTTCCCCTCTGCGATTTTAGTGGGCAAGGCGGTAAATATCTGGCAGGGAATTGGCGTAATGGGGGGATGGATGGCAGTTACTTTTGTAATCAATCGCTGGCTATGGCGTAAGGGCATTAAACAATATTCGGGAATGGGTGCATAAAATCTATCTAAAAACCAAGCTTAAGCCTCTTTTCTGATTCAACAAGAGTGAGAAATGCTATATTCTCCACAATAAATTGCCATAAAAGCAGGGATTAACAATATGAAATGGGATGAAATGCGGGAGAGCGACAACGTAGAAGATGTGCGTGACGGCTCATCTAGCTCAAGCTCATCACCATTAGGAATGCTCGGCGGTCTAGGTGGACTAGGCTTTGGTGGTATTGCGATCGCCCTAGTTGCGGGTCTAGTTTTTAAAGTTAATCCTGCTCAGCTTTTAGGCTTTTTATCTAATACAAAGCAACCTGCACCACAGTCTCTAGTCAAACAACCCACCAAAGATCGTGACTCTGCCTTTGTCAAATCAATTCTTGGTGATACCGAAGATACTTGGGGAAGAATTTTTAAACAACAACTAAATACTAACTATCAAGCCCCTAAATTAGTCCTATTTGCAGGTTCCGTTAATTCGGCATGTGGCTCCGCAAAAACTTCGGCAGGTCCCTTTTACTGCCCTGCGGACAAAAAAGTATACCTAGATATGGGTTTCTTTAAATATCTAGAAGCTACGGCTGGTAGTGATGCGGACTTTGCGCGAGCCTATGCGATCGCCCATGAAGTCGGTCATCATATCCAAAATTTACGCGGCATATCTGGTAATGTCAGACAGCTAAAGGCAAGCTCTAACAAGGTCAAAGCTAACGAACTCTCAGTACGTCAGGAATTACAAGCGGATTGCCTTGCGGGTGTATGGGGACATTTCACGGCTCAGCGTGGTCTGATTTCCGATCAAGATATTACTAAGGCTCTCAATACAGCTACGCAAATTGGTGATGACTACTTACAAAAACAGTCAAAGAGTGGACATGTAGTTCCCGAATCCTTTACGCATGGCACATCTCAACAAAGGGTCACTTGGTTTAAGCGTGGTCTGGATACGGGAGATATGAATCAGTGTGATACATTTGCCACCAATCAATTGTAAACAAAGGGATGAGAAGCGTCCCTACAGTCCCTGATCAGTCCATGATGTAGGATCTTCTAAAGGCTCTAAATGCGTAAATACTTTGATATTGGGGATAGTTGCCATAATTTTGGATTCAATCTCTTCGCATAAGTCATGTCCCTCCTGCACAGTCCATGTTCCTGAGACTAAGACATGAAAATAGACAAACCTCTTTGTGCCTGCAATTCTGGTACGAATATCGTGAAATTGGATCTTCTGGCGATCGTAAGCCGATAAAATCTCATCGATCATTTGCCTTTCCATTAATGGAATAGAAGCATCTAACAGCGCCGATCCACTCTCCTGTATTAGCTTTACGCCAGTCCAGACAATAT includes the following:
- the ypfJ gene encoding KPN_02809 family neutral zinc metallopeptidase; translation: MKWDEMRESDNVEDVRDGSSSSSSSPLGMLGGLGGLGFGGIAIALVAGLVFKVNPAQLLGFLSNTKQPAPQSLVKQPTKDRDSAFVKSILGDTEDTWGRIFKQQLNTNYQAPKLVLFAGSVNSACGSAKTSAGPFYCPADKKVYLDMGFFKYLEATAGSDADFARAYAIAHEVGHHIQNLRGISGNVRQLKASSNKVKANELSVRQELQADCLAGVWGHFTAQRGLISDQDITKALNTATQIGDDYLQKQSKSGHVVPESFTHGTSQQRVTWFKRGLDTGDMNQCDTFATNQL
- a CDS encoding ABC transporter permease, yielding MQLRYIFRVVKTMFLTYYAYMLEYRAELFIWLLSNSLPFILMGAWLKASENGSFGMTSLEFIRYFLAVFIVRQFNIVWVIWDFEKELISGQLSHRLLQPIDPFWHHLINHIAERWARLPMLVVLVALFFILYPQSFWIPSLATGLLATFLVAIAFLLRFLIQYTFGMLAFWTERASAIEQLWFLSYIFLSGIIAPLEVFPPLARDIVLWTPFPYMVYFPSAILVGKAVNIWQGIGVMGGWMAVTFVINRWLWRKGIKQYSGMGA